In a single window of the Chitinivibrio alkaliphilus ACht1 genome:
- a CDS encoding glycosyltransferase family 2 protein, with the protein MDLLFYTSLFFFFHAYVFFPRGMNWLGKRWKKGIARDDTFLPTVSLFIPAYNEEKVIAEKLENTLSLEYPREKLEILVCSDKSSDRTNEIVTTYAEKYPSITFHAYTERSGKTGMINKAVPDARGDIIVLSDANTMYETKALRTIVSAFAAPDIGAVLGALRLYVPRGVQGLKKEVTYRQSEANIKYGEGLFGYAMGAFGGFYAIRKAYFQPLPANAYSNDDFLIPVRMIQKGLRVIFDPEARAYEETGETLSEEFSRRVRIGAGNYQSFSLLPRMLSPLHPLRLFFYLSHKVLRWFSPFLLVSMFVSNMLLLQQPHFVTIFMGQLLFYILAGVGWLCYRCGISIPLLSSLAHFVSMNIALLFGFFRFCRGIKSATWSSTERGNA; encoded by the coding sequence ATGGATCTACTGTTTTATACATCTCTTTTCTTTTTTTTCCATGCCTATGTTTTTTTTCCGCGTGGTATGAACTGGTTGGGGAAACGCTGGAAAAAAGGGATCGCCCGAGACGATACGTTTCTGCCCACGGTGTCTCTTTTTATTCCCGCCTACAATGAAGAGAAGGTGATTGCGGAGAAACTGGAAAACACTCTTTCCTTGGAGTATCCTCGGGAAAAACTGGAAATTCTGGTTTGTTCAGATAAGAGCAGCGACCGGACCAACGAGATAGTGACGACGTACGCAGAGAAGTACCCATCCATTACCTTTCATGCCTATACAGAGCGAAGTGGGAAAACGGGGATGATTAATAAGGCTGTCCCCGATGCACGGGGAGATATCATCGTTTTATCTGATGCTAATACCATGTACGAAACAAAGGCTCTTCGCACAATTGTATCGGCCTTTGCCGCCCCTGATATAGGGGCTGTGTTAGGGGCCTTGCGTCTCTATGTCCCCCGCGGAGTACAGGGGTTGAAAAAGGAAGTTACCTATCGTCAGAGTGAAGCCAATATCAAATATGGTGAAGGTCTTTTTGGGTATGCCATGGGTGCTTTCGGTGGGTTTTATGCCATACGAAAAGCATATTTTCAGCCTTTACCAGCCAATGCGTATTCCAATGATGATTTTCTGATTCCCGTGCGCATGATTCAGAAGGGGCTTCGGGTTATCTTTGATCCTGAGGCTCGTGCGTACGAAGAAACCGGTGAGACTCTTTCAGAGGAGTTTTCTCGTCGTGTACGAATTGGAGCGGGGAATTATCAATCTTTCTCACTCTTACCCCGAATGCTATCGCCACTTCATCCACTTCGATTGTTCTTTTATCTCTCTCATAAGGTGTTGCGCTGGTTTTCTCCGTTCCTCCTTGTAAGTATGTTTGTGTCCAATATGCTTCTGCTTCAGCAACCGCATTTTGTGACAATTTTTATGGGACAACTCCTGTTCTATATTCTTGCGGGTGTCGGGTGGCTCTGTTACCGGTGTGGCATATCAATTCCGTTATTGTCATCGCTTGCGCATTTTGTTTCTATGAATATAGCCCTGCTTTTTGGTTTTTTCCGATTCTGTCGGGGCATAAAAAGTGCGACATGGTCCAGCACAGAAAGGGGAAATGCATGA
- a CDS encoding inorganic pyrophosphatase: protein MGNKIVDPIVARLMGLRYKSHPWHGISIGKNAPEVVTSFIEMVSTDTVKYEVDKASGYLYLDRPQKYSNVVPAIYGFIPQTYSGKRVAQISQDKTEDASIKGDGDPIDICILTEKSIVHGDIIVSAKPIGGFRMLDGNEADDKIVAVLNHDAVYGDYRDISDVPDMVIDRLKHYFLTYKDLPGEKRNVKITHTYGIDDAHRVIEKSIEDYDARFNNLENILSDPS, encoded by the coding sequence ATGGGAAATAAAATAGTTGATCCAATTGTTGCACGCCTCATGGGCCTACGCTATAAGTCACATCCATGGCACGGCATATCTATTGGAAAAAATGCACCGGAAGTAGTAACATCATTTATTGAGATGGTCTCAACCGATACCGTAAAATACGAAGTAGACAAGGCCAGTGGCTACCTCTACCTTGATCGTCCGCAAAAATATAGTAACGTTGTACCAGCCATTTACGGGTTTATTCCGCAAACATATTCGGGAAAACGAGTTGCTCAGATCAGCCAGGACAAAACAGAAGATGCAAGTATAAAAGGTGATGGAGACCCCATTGATATTTGTATCCTTACAGAGAAAAGTATTGTTCATGGCGATATTATTGTAAGCGCAAAGCCAATCGGTGGATTCCGCATGCTTGACGGCAACGAAGCAGATGATAAGATTGTTGCCGTGCTAAATCACGACGCGGTGTATGGAGATTATCGCGACATCTCCGATGTTCCTGATATGGTTATCGATCGACTAAAACACTATTTTCTTACATACAAAGATCTCCCCGGTGAAAAGCGCAATGTTAAAATAACCCATACCTACGGTATTGACGATGCTCATCGGGTTATTGAAAAGTCCATAGAAGACTATGATGCACGCTTTAATAACCTTGAAAACATCTTGAGCGACCCAAGCTGA
- a CDS encoding cupin domain-containing protein, translated as MADKITITRNPAREELDRMGVFSWPIWEKEVSCFPWTYDAEEVCYILQGAVRVTTSHGEVFYIEAGDLVTFPQGLSCEWDITADLKKHYSFV; from the coding sequence ATGGCTGATAAGATTACAATTACGCGAAATCCCGCACGGGAAGAGCTTGATCGCATGGGCGTTTTTTCTTGGCCCATATGGGAAAAGGAAGTGTCTTGCTTTCCTTGGACCTACGATGCAGAGGAGGTCTGCTATATTCTCCAGGGCGCGGTGCGGGTTACCACGTCCCATGGAGAAGTGTTTTACATTGAAGCAGGTGATCTTGTCACTTTTCCACAAGGCCTTTCATGTGAGTGGGATATCACCGCGGATCTCAAAAAACATTACTCCTTTGTGTAA
- a CDS encoding glycosyltransferase family 2 protein, giving the protein MSQHKGTPAILIPAYRAEKELRTFIPQLLEFYPAQHIYVVNDGITDATQALCSSLGIVCFSHTKNRGKGAALRTGFFHLVHHYEWVITMDADGQHRPSDIPHFLYAILHAPAHCALIFGVRNMSFGQMPILRMLSNKLTSLALSLLCMRFIEDSQCGFRAYNLPVFMRIHTRFRKFEFESEVLLRLRAAQYEVDSVPVKTVYIEDGPSHISHLTDTLRWIFAVGSTKISLLWNS; this is encoded by the coding sequence ATGTCACAACATAAGGGAACTCCCGCCATACTCATCCCTGCATACCGGGCGGAAAAAGAACTCCGTACGTTTATTCCGCAGTTGCTTGAGTTTTATCCCGCCCAACATATTTACGTCGTCAATGACGGTATTACCGATGCTACGCAAGCCCTCTGTTCCTCCCTGGGAATTGTGTGTTTTTCTCACACCAAAAACCGGGGAAAAGGTGCAGCACTCCGTACGGGGTTTTTCCACCTTGTGCACCACTATGAGTGGGTAATCACCATGGATGCCGATGGGCAACACCGGCCCAGTGACATTCCCCATTTTCTGTATGCAATACTGCATGCTCCAGCTCATTGTGCCCTCATTTTCGGCGTACGGAACATGTCTTTCGGACAAATGCCCATACTTCGTATGCTTTCAAACAAACTCACTTCTCTCGCACTCTCTCTTCTCTGCATGCGGTTTATCGAGGATTCACAATGTGGATTTCGCGCGTATAATCTACCTGTCTTTATGCGGATACACACCCGATTTCGAAAATTTGAATTTGAATCGGAAGTGCTTCTTCGCCTTCGTGCGGCTCAATATGAGGTAGATTCAGTGCCGGTAAAAACAGTATACATAGAGGATGGACCAAGCCATATCTCACACCTTACCGATACCCTGCGGTGGATCTTTGCCGTGGGAAGTACCAAAATATCGCTTCTATGGAATAGTTAA
- a CDS encoding DEAD/DEAH box helicase — protein sequence MNYRGLELDKFQEDAIQAIEENTSVLVSAPTGCGKTIVAEYAVEKVINEGGRVVYTAPIKALSNQKYRDFKLRFGDDAVGIHTGDLSINPDGQILVMTTEIFRNMILEGAQRLENVRYTVFDEVHFIDDEERGTVWEESIILAPKHIRFVCLSATVPNIDRLAEWMEVVREQKIAVVCETERPVPLKMHLFSAKYGPVSFDLLKERYVKNPKQRKRFRFRKPSPKRLIKNIVRKERDPILYFVFNRKGCEENARRMAVLNLLSDEEQVELDTMVDTLIHMYQIEDYSRLDNMERLWRRGIAYHHAGILPAAKEIVERLFATGLIKLLFCTETFALGVNMPARTVVFDDVEKFNGVEFQYLSNRSFQQMAGRAGRRGLDDIGHVYCHIIPETVEEKEIKRLFYTESEQVESRFFASYSTILSLYSRFGEEAFVLFRKSLRNFVKGTFHLSASYKKEEDQIRRRVRFLQKNGYLDGQNLTPKGRLASLVNGYEIQAAELYYRRIFDALSPQEICVVLGALITESRKKDGPLSDFEITTDGGKIIRKLRQKELKEGIKDPIPELDYRLAAPILSWVNGGSLGDLLAFGVPEGDLIRVLRMVVQLIRAIKANIEDPVTIEKLAECRLLINRGVVDAEAELKVESTPLDI from the coding sequence ATGAATTACAGAGGATTAGAACTCGATAAATTTCAGGAAGACGCAATTCAGGCTATTGAAGAGAATACTTCCGTCTTAGTATCTGCCCCAACGGGGTGTGGAAAAACAATTGTAGCAGAGTATGCCGTAGAAAAAGTGATTAACGAGGGGGGACGGGTTGTTTATACAGCGCCGATCAAAGCCCTTTCAAATCAGAAGTATCGCGATTTTAAACTGCGATTTGGCGATGATGCTGTGGGCATCCATACGGGAGATCTTTCTATTAATCCTGATGGTCAGATTTTGGTGATGACCACGGAAATCTTTCGGAATATGATTCTTGAGGGGGCTCAACGCCTTGAAAATGTGCGGTATACAGTTTTCGATGAAGTTCACTTTATCGATGATGAAGAGCGGGGGACCGTGTGGGAGGAATCAATTATTCTTGCACCAAAACATATCCGTTTTGTCTGTCTCTCAGCGACAGTTCCAAATATTGATCGCTTGGCAGAATGGATGGAGGTTGTTCGTGAACAGAAAATTGCCGTGGTATGTGAGACGGAACGTCCTGTTCCCCTTAAGATGCACCTTTTCAGTGCAAAATATGGGCCGGTTTCTTTTGATCTGCTCAAAGAGCGGTACGTCAAAAATCCCAAGCAACGCAAACGGTTTCGGTTTCGCAAGCCCTCTCCGAAACGATTAATCAAAAATATCGTCCGAAAAGAGCGTGATCCCATACTGTATTTTGTGTTTAATCGCAAAGGGTGCGAAGAAAATGCCCGTCGTATGGCCGTGCTCAACCTTCTTTCCGATGAAGAACAGGTGGAGCTTGATACCATGGTTGACACCTTAATTCATATGTATCAAATTGAAGATTACAGCCGTTTGGACAATATGGAGCGGTTATGGCGCCGTGGTATTGCCTATCACCATGCCGGAATATTGCCTGCGGCAAAGGAAATTGTAGAACGATTGTTTGCCACGGGACTTATCAAGCTTCTTTTTTGTACGGAGACCTTTGCCCTTGGGGTGAATATGCCTGCTCGAACGGTTGTGTTTGATGATGTCGAGAAATTTAACGGCGTGGAGTTCCAATATCTGAGTAATCGTTCCTTTCAGCAGATGGCAGGAAGAGCAGGACGGCGCGGCTTAGATGATATTGGCCATGTCTACTGTCATATTATCCCTGAAACAGTTGAAGAAAAAGAAATAAAACGACTTTTCTACACAGAGAGTGAACAAGTAGAAAGTCGTTTCTTTGCATCATATTCGACAATTCTTAGCTTGTATAGTCGGTTTGGAGAAGAGGCCTTTGTTCTTTTCCGAAAAAGCTTGCGTAACTTTGTAAAAGGGACGTTTCACTTATCTGCGTCATATAAAAAAGAGGAAGATCAGATTCGTCGCCGCGTACGTTTTCTTCAGAAAAACGGCTATCTTGACGGACAAAATCTCACTCCCAAAGGTCGCCTTGCCTCTTTGGTAAACGGCTATGAGATACAGGCGGCAGAACTCTATTATCGACGTATCTTTGATGCTCTTTCGCCGCAGGAAATCTGTGTTGTTTTGGGAGCACTCATTACAGAAAGCAGAAAAAAAGATGGGCCACTCAGTGATTTTGAGATAACCACTGATGGCGGTAAGATTATTCGTAAACTACGGCAGAAAGAGTTGAAAGAGGGGATTAAAGATCCTATTCCTGAACTTGATTATCGTTTGGCAGCGCCAATCTTATCTTGGGTAAATGGCGGCAGCCTCGGAGACCTTCTTGCCTTTGGGGTACCCGAGGGAGATCTGATTCGTGTATTGCGTATGGTTGTTCAGTTAATCCGGGCCATTAAAGCAAATATTGAAGATCCGGTTACCATTGAGAAATTGGCAGAATGCAGATTGCTGATTAATCGTGGTGTCGTAGATGCAGAGGCAGAACTGAAGGTTGAAAGTACTCCCCTTGATATATAG
- the mtnN gene encoding 5'-methylthioadenosine/S-adenosylhomocysteine nucleosidase produces the protein MKIGVLLTGHTSFAWLQEQLEKKQATRLGLNTYVHGFYGKTEVVAVSTSHGKVATSLAATVLAIHFSVDQLFLFGFCGSLRNNIIPGDIIVPESFVQYDADVSALGGTTCEIPLHGFSRFSANKDLTHRIIEILSLSKEIKQGSLHRGCMGSADTFVADRQRRNRISKISPEILTVDMESASLAHVGYEYNLPIAVIKLVSDTADHSAVSEYESFIKEGEKTLLPPLISKLLSHVTT, from the coding sequence ATGAAAATTGGTGTTCTTCTCACGGGTCATACTTCTTTCGCTTGGCTTCAGGAACAACTGGAAAAAAAGCAGGCAACCCGCCTTGGTCTGAACACCTATGTACACGGGTTCTACGGTAAAACCGAAGTGGTGGCCGTATCTACCAGTCACGGTAAGGTGGCAACCTCCCTTGCTGCAACCGTATTGGCGATTCATTTCTCCGTAGATCAACTCTTTCTATTTGGATTTTGCGGATCACTCAGAAACAACATTATCCCCGGAGATATTATAGTTCCTGAAAGTTTTGTGCAATATGATGCGGATGTAAGTGCCTTAGGAGGTACAACATGTGAAATTCCCTTGCATGGTTTTTCACGATTTTCGGCAAACAAAGACCTCACGCATCGTATTATAGAAATACTTTCTCTTTCGAAGGAAATAAAACAAGGTTCTCTGCACCGGGGGTGTATGGGAAGTGCCGACACCTTTGTAGCAGATAGGCAACGGCGAAACAGAATCAGTAAAATCAGTCCTGAAATTCTTACTGTTGATATGGAGAGCGCCTCCCTGGCGCATGTCGGGTATGAGTACAATCTCCCCATAGCTGTTATTAAACTAGTGTCTGACACAGCTGATCATTCGGCTGTATCAGAGTATGAGTCATTTATTAAAGAGGGCGAAAAGACCCTTCTTCCACCCCTTATCTCAAAACTGCTCTCACATGTCACAACATAA
- a CDS encoding XrtA system polysaccharide deacetylase, with translation MTCMHALSIDLEDWFMVQNFANRYSHADWDRLELRVAANTAKLLDLFDECGVRATFFVLGWIAHRLPDLITEIEHRGHEIGTHGYGHERVIDLGPEAFRRDLFVSLEHLARCAKNPIIGFRAPSFSVDPTQDWIFKTLSDAGILYDSSLFPVPFHPDYANAGVPLEPYEIRQGLMEFPMTCIPRFGMNIPCSGGGYFRMFPYQWFKYGFRHCEKHGRPGVFYLHPWEIDPGQPRVTGLPLSKRFRHYVNQHKTYPRLRRLLHDFSFSPLKDVLELG, from the coding sequence ATGACCTGTATGCATGCCCTCTCCATAGATCTTGAAGATTGGTTTATGGTGCAAAATTTTGCCAATCGATACTCCCATGCCGACTGGGATCGTCTTGAGCTTCGTGTTGCTGCAAATACGGCGAAGCTTTTGGATCTCTTTGATGAATGTGGAGTGCGGGCGACTTTTTTTGTTCTGGGGTGGATTGCACACCGCCTGCCGGATTTGATCACTGAGATAGAGCATCGTGGTCATGAGATCGGTACACATGGCTATGGACATGAGCGCGTGATTGACTTGGGACCGGAGGCATTTCGCAGAGATCTCTTTGTCTCCCTCGAGCACCTTGCTAGATGTGCGAAAAATCCAATTATCGGATTCCGTGCCCCGTCTTTTTCAGTTGATCCTACGCAAGACTGGATCTTTAAAACACTCTCTGATGCGGGAATTCTCTACGACTCGTCCTTGTTTCCTGTGCCCTTTCATCCAGATTACGCCAATGCGGGGGTTCCCTTAGAGCCATACGAGATACGTCAAGGCCTGATGGAATTTCCCATGACCTGTATTCCGCGCTTTGGCATGAATATTCCCTGTAGTGGCGGTGGGTATTTCCGTATGTTTCCCTATCAGTGGTTTAAATATGGATTCCGCCATTGCGAAAAACACGGCCGACCAGGTGTGTTTTATCTACATCCGTGGGAGATAGATCCGGGGCAGCCTCGTGTTACGGGACTACCTCTTTCAAAAAGGTTTCGCCACTATGTGAATCAGCATAAAACCTATCCACGGTTACGGAGATTATTGCACGATTTCTCTTTTTCTCCCCTAAAAGATGTATTGGAGCTGGGATAA
- a CDS encoding formyltransferase family protein produces MRVAVITEEDLFYVREFFCEFLPRARHSEYEICGVTILPAFNKGSTWALARQMYGFYGMRDFIRMGCAYAYRKFRKKTIRSLVEQERIPCIDVASVHSEAYLSWLKDEKIDVLVSVAAPVIFKKELLGIPPRGCLNSHSALLPENRGMMPVFWALYKDAPELGVTIHTMEEEVDRGHMLVQERVPIGQESLDEMIRKTKKISARLMDHVLAQMVHEDVVGTPIPAGGSYQTFPTPEEVRDFKKKGKRLL; encoded by the coding sequence ATGAGAGTAGCCGTAATCACGGAGGAAGACCTTTTCTATGTGCGTGAGTTTTTTTGTGAGTTCCTTCCCCGCGCACGTCATAGTGAGTACGAGATTTGTGGGGTCACAATTCTTCCGGCGTTCAATAAAGGTTCAACCTGGGCGTTGGCACGACAGATGTATGGATTCTATGGTATGCGTGATTTTATCCGTATGGGGTGTGCCTATGCATATCGAAAGTTTCGTAAGAAGACAATACGTTCCCTGGTTGAGCAGGAACGTATTCCCTGTATCGATGTTGCATCGGTTCATAGTGAAGCGTATCTCTCGTGGCTTAAGGACGAAAAAATAGATGTCCTTGTATCTGTGGCTGCACCGGTTATCTTTAAAAAAGAACTCTTAGGGATTCCTCCACGGGGATGTCTCAATTCTCATTCCGCTCTTTTGCCGGAAAACCGTGGAATGATGCCCGTATTTTGGGCTTTATATAAGGATGCCCCCGAACTTGGTGTAACGATTCATACAATGGAAGAAGAGGTTGATCGGGGACATATGCTTGTGCAGGAACGTGTCCCCATCGGGCAGGAGAGTTTAGATGAGATGATCCGTAAAACAAAGAAAATTAGTGCACGTCTCATGGATCACGTTCTTGCTCAGATGGTTCATGAGGATGTGGTTGGAACTCCCATTCCAGCGGGAGGATCTTATCAAACATTTCCGACTCCAGAGGAAGTGCGGGATTTTAAGAAAAAGGGAAAACGGTTGCTCTAA
- a CDS encoding aldo/keto reductase codes for MKYRLLGKTGIEISEIGLGCWALGGPNWHGGYPNGWAPCDESEVRKGVSYALDHGVTHFDTADVYGDGRAERLLALCLGKRTRDVVIASKVGWFRGTGEHAYTPLNIRHQCEQSLMNLQREVIDLYYFHHGDFGPDDVYLDDAVAEMRKLQEEGKIRAIGQSAYSQKDFKRLFPVVQPDVCQSWAHMMDYHFIEKNSDLMQLCERYDCSFVGFSPLNQGLLLHKYRPENPPVFGEGDHRRGQKKFMKKSLEQVTAAMQQIEHRFGTTPEELSRVALQFVLYHKNVAGVIPGFRTLQHVQQNIHYADSPLTRDDIAYVYKNF; via the coding sequence ATGAAGTACAGACTCCTTGGGAAAACAGGTATCGAAATCTCTGAGATAGGCCTTGGCTGTTGGGCCCTTGGTGGGCCGAATTGGCATGGCGGATACCCCAATGGGTGGGCTCCCTGTGATGAATCAGAGGTGCGTAAAGGTGTTTCCTATGCTCTTGATCACGGGGTAACCCATTTTGATACTGCTGATGTGTACGGTGATGGACGGGCAGAACGCCTTCTGGCCCTATGCCTGGGGAAGCGGACGAGGGATGTGGTTATTGCCAGTAAGGTGGGGTGGTTCCGTGGAACTGGTGAGCATGCCTACACCCCCCTTAATATTCGTCACCAATGTGAGCAGTCACTCATGAATTTACAACGTGAAGTGATAGATCTGTACTATTTTCATCATGGAGATTTCGGTCCAGATGATGTGTATTTGGATGATGCCGTTGCGGAGATGCGGAAGCTACAGGAAGAAGGAAAAATTCGTGCCATTGGTCAATCGGCCTACTCGCAAAAAGATTTTAAGCGCCTTTTTCCTGTCGTACAGCCCGATGTCTGCCAAAGTTGGGCGCATATGATGGATTACCATTTTATAGAGAAGAATAGTGATCTTATGCAATTATGTGAGCGGTATGATTGCTCCTTCGTAGGGTTTTCGCCCTTGAACCAAGGGTTGTTGCTACATAAGTATCGGCCGGAAAACCCTCCCGTCTTCGGTGAAGGAGACCATCGCCGTGGACAAAAGAAATTCATGAAGAAATCCCTTGAACAAGTAACTGCCGCCATGCAGCAGATTGAACATCGTTTTGGTACAACTCCAGAAGAGTTAAGTCGTGTGGCCTTGCAGTTTGTATTGTATCATAAAAATGTTGCAGGGGTTATCCCAGGGTTTCGTACTCTGCAACACGTACAACAAAATATACACTATGCTGATTCTCCCCTTACACGGGATGATATTGCTTATGTGTATAAAAATTTTTAG
- a CDS encoding DUF368 domain-containing protein gives MNRTIKELLAGYVVGAANIIPGVSGGTFLLILGLYERLITILSSIHPMQLLFDFGNCIVPFRKQSRPLAHPREDLLFLVRLVGGAALALFTLSHVITILLESHHTITYAFFFGLILISSYIPIRLLRTPSISLFLPLLMGGFLSLGLSSFDQPVETTLSRSAQYEARYYAEDETSADESPLKQTAYSPRTYGAVFISGALAMAAMILPGLSGSLILLMLGQYLVVISAISALLRSPAPEHILLLTIMAMGMLFGLIFFVKVIHTTLQRFHDGTMSFLTGLILGSLYTLWPFKERQILPEVFLREDGEIVRVEGYELITAINQAPSGDTLLPALTAFLFGAGTMIICIYLKERSQ, from the coding sequence GTGAACAGAACCATAAAAGAACTTCTGGCTGGCTATGTTGTCGGAGCAGCAAATATCATACCCGGCGTATCCGGAGGTACATTTCTTCTTATTCTCGGATTGTACGAACGTCTGATTACCATCCTCAGCAGCATACATCCGATGCAGCTATTGTTCGACTTCGGTAACTGTATAGTACCCTTCAGAAAACAGTCCCGCCCCCTGGCTCATCCCCGAGAAGACCTACTCTTCCTTGTACGTCTTGTGGGAGGCGCGGCCCTTGCGCTTTTTACGCTCTCCCATGTAATAACCATTCTTCTTGAATCACACCATACGATTACCTATGCCTTTTTCTTTGGGCTAATTCTTATCTCAAGTTATATTCCTATACGACTCCTAAGAACTCCCTCCATTTCGCTTTTTTTACCCCTCCTTATGGGCGGATTTCTTTCCCTCGGACTCTCCAGCTTCGACCAGCCCGTGGAAACAACCCTCAGCCGTTCTGCTCAATATGAGGCGCGGTATTATGCCGAGGATGAAACTTCAGCCGATGAAAGCCCCCTCAAGCAGACAGCCTACTCCCCGAGAACCTACGGAGCCGTATTTATCAGTGGTGCCCTTGCCATGGCAGCCATGATACTCCCCGGTCTCAGCGGCTCTTTAATACTTCTGATGCTTGGACAATACCTAGTGGTTATCTCAGCCATATCAGCCCTCCTGCGTTCTCCCGCGCCAGAACACATACTACTTCTTACAATCATGGCCATGGGGATGCTCTTTGGTCTGATATTTTTTGTAAAGGTTATTCATACAACCTTACAGCGGTTTCATGACGGTACCATGAGTTTTCTAACAGGGCTTATTCTTGGCTCTCTTTACACCCTCTGGCCTTTCAAGGAACGACAGATACTCCCGGAAGTATTTCTTCGAGAAGACGGAGAAATCGTTAGAGTTGAAGGGTACGAACTTATTACGGCTATCAACCAAGCTCCTTCAGGTGACACGCTTCTTCCGGCTCTAACAGCGTTTCTATTTGGAGCTGGTACTATGATTATATGTATCTATCTTAAGGAGCGTTCCCAATGA
- a CDS encoding CvfB family protein yields MIHTGEYASLTVTRFTDFGTFLTTTSGEEVLLPRAETPESLAENDTLRVFLYCDSEDRPTATLRTPALRLHTFAPLTVTDVNAMGAFCDWGLTKELLIPYFQMFSPLKKDETAVVYLCRDDDTGRLYGTTRLGPHLQQPAESDLATPADVSAMVYHISPHGALAVVNGQWSGMFPPQESSLLTVGTSYTATVKVVQDDGKIDLTFAPASAGQRDELEQQILAALQAAPGGVLPYHDKSDAASIQNAFSMSKKTFKKTVGSLYKKGRIRIKKGHHISLP; encoded by the coding sequence ATGATTCATACAGGTGAATATGCTTCCCTCACGGTTACTCGGTTTACCGATTTTGGCACATTTCTTACCACCACGTCGGGAGAGGAAGTACTCTTGCCCCGTGCAGAGACACCCGAATCTCTTGCCGAAAATGACACACTTCGCGTGTTTCTCTACTGCGATTCTGAGGATCGTCCCACGGCAACCCTTCGTACTCCTGCCCTACGACTCCATACATTTGCTCCCCTTACCGTCACTGATGTAAACGCCATGGGTGCCTTTTGCGACTGGGGGCTTACTAAGGAACTCCTTATCCCGTATTTCCAAATGTTTTCACCTCTAAAAAAAGACGAAACCGCCGTGGTATACCTCTGTCGTGACGATGACACGGGACGCCTCTACGGCACAACTCGTCTCGGGCCACATCTTCAACAACCGGCGGAGAGCGATCTTGCCACACCAGCAGACGTATCAGCCATGGTGTATCATATTTCTCCTCACGGTGCCTTAGCGGTAGTAAACGGTCAATGGAGTGGAATGTTTCCTCCTCAGGAAAGTTCTCTTCTTACGGTTGGAACATCCTATACGGCGACGGTAAAGGTTGTCCAAGATGATGGAAAGATTGATCTCACCTTTGCCCCCGCTTCGGCAGGACAACGGGATGAGTTAGAACAGCAAATACTCGCTGCATTGCAGGCTGCTCCGGGGGGGGTGCTCCCCTATCATGACAAAAGTGATGCAGCGTCTATTCAGAACGCCTTTTCCATGAGCAAAAAAACATTCAAAAAAACCGTGGGAAGTCTCTATAAAAAAGGGCGTATACGTATAAAAAAAGGACACCATATCTCTTTACCGTAA
- a CDS encoding protein-L-isoaspartate(D-aspartate) O-methyltransferase, with product MPWEVPKYRFYGIVKMDSFHFLPPDVARGRLVRKLRTKGITNEQVLHAIESVPRHAFVDPGLSHKAYEDITLPIDHNQTISQPFIVALMTQLLDVQPDMKVLEIGTGSGYQSAVLRYFTHRLFTVERIKELSFKARDAFTRCGIKNIICKYGDGTCGWPHYAPFDRIIVTAGAPAVPTRLLQQLTPEGILVIPTGDRENQRLEVYKKRPDRIERTTYTDVVFVPLIGEQGWKERE from the coding sequence TTGCCGTGGGAAGTACCAAAATATCGCTTCTATGGAATAGTTAAAATGGACTCTTTTCATTTTTTACCCCCGGATGTCGCCCGGGGTCGATTAGTACGAAAGCTTCGTACCAAAGGAATTACCAATGAACAGGTACTGCATGCCATAGAGTCAGTGCCCCGCCATGCCTTTGTTGACCCAGGCCTTTCTCATAAGGCATATGAAGATATTACCCTTCCCATTGATCATAACCAAACAATTTCTCAACCCTTTATTGTTGCCCTTATGACGCAACTTCTTGATGTACAACCAGACATGAAAGTCTTGGAAATTGGCACGGGGTCGGGATACCAAAGTGCGGTTCTGCGTTATTTTACGCACCGGCTTTTTACGGTGGAACGTATTAAGGAACTATCCTTTAAAGCACGGGACGCATTTACCCGTTGCGGCATTAAAAATATTATTTGTAAATACGGGGACGGCACCTGTGGATGGCCGCATTATGCCCCCTTTGATCGTATTATTGTCACGGCGGGAGCACCGGCAGTACCGACACGGCTTTTGCAACAACTTACTCCTGAAGGAATCTTGGTGATTCCCACAGGAGACCGTGAAAATCAGCGTCTTGAAGTATATAAAAAACGCCCAGACCGCATAGAGCGAACCACCTATACTGATGTTGTCTTTGTTCCCCTCATTGGCGAACAAGGATGGAAAGAGAGGGAATAA